One genomic window of Trichomycterus rosablanca isolate fTriRos1 chromosome 1, fTriRos1.hap1, whole genome shotgun sequence includes the following:
- the zgc:172145 gene encoding ferritin light chain, oocyte isoform-like has translation MSEPRNKKLKTIVPVCKTHCSLMGSKVKQNLPGIVEEGLCGVSTAIMEFSYRLQALAKIFDQDDLALPRVAAYLHHESEREQERAEAMLHYLSERGGRYCNKVIGRPGTEQVCALLPALVLLLGQWKEEMNIIVELCELAREHGDAHSASVLKSHFLQPLVPKIKLLGDLLTNARRVGCTNKGSGGYGEYLIDQLYGELTSA, from the exons ATGTCTGAACCACGTAACAAGAAATTAAAAACCATTGTTCCAGTCTGTAAAACCCATTGTTCTTTAATGGGTAGTAAAGTGAAGCAAAATCTGCCTGGCATCGTGGAGGAAGGTTTATGTGGAGTTTCTACTGCGATTATGGAGTTCTCGTACCGTCTGCAAGCGCTG GCTAAGATCTTTGATCAGGATGACCTAGCTTTGCCCCGTGTGGCAGCGTATTTACATCATGAGTCTGAGAGGGAGCAGGAACGGGCTGAAGCCATGCTTCACTACCTGTCTGAACGTGGGGGACGATACTGCAACAAAGTTATTGGG CGCCCAGGCACAGAGCAGGTGTGTGCTCTGCTTCCCGCTCTAGTGTTGTTGCTGGGTCAGTGGAAGGAGGAGATGAACATCATAGTGGAACTGTGTGAGTTAGCACGTGAGCATGGGGACGCTCACTCTGCAAGTGTCCTTAAGAGCCATTTCCTTCAGCCACTCGTCCCAAAAATCAAACTGCTAGGTGATCTGTTGACCAATGCTCGGAGAGTGGGCTGCACCAATAAAGGCAGTGGAGGTTATGGAGAGTATCTCATTGATCAGTTGTATGGGGAACTGACCAGTGCTTGA
- the myod1 gene encoding myoblast determination protein 1 homolog gives MELSDIPFPIPTADDFYDDPCFNTNDMHFFEDLDPRLVHVGLLKQDEHSHMEDEHIRAPSGHHQAGRCLLWACKACKRKTTNADRRKAATMRERRRLSKVNDAFENLKRCTSTNPNQRLPKVEILRNAISYIESLQALLRGQEDNYYPVLEQYSGDSDASSPRSNCSDGMMDCNGPPRSSNRRNSYDSSYFNETPNGGDVRSNKNPVVSSLDCLSSIVERISTESPAAPSLSVPELCEGGAASPHDTSVPSPINPCNQTGPAHDPIYQVL, from the exons ATGGAGCTTTCGGATATTCCCTTCCCCATCCCCACGGCCGATGATTTCTACGACGATCCCTGCTTTAACACCAACGACATGCACTTCTTTGAAGACCTGGATCCAAGGCTTGTCCACGTCGGCTTGCTTAAACAGGACGAACACAGCCACATGGAGGACGAACACATCAGGGCACCCAGTGGCCACCACCAAGCGGGCAGGTGTCTCCTGTGGGCATGCAAAGCATGCAAGAGGAAAACCACCAACGCAGACCGGCGCAAAGCTGCCACCATGAGAGAACGAAGGCGTCTGAGCAAGGTCAATGATGCTTTCGAGAACTTGAAGAGGTGCACGTCTACCAACCCGAACCAGAGGCTGCCCAAAGTGGAGATCCTGAGAAATGCCATCAGTTACATTGAGTCTCTCCAAGCCTTGCTCAGAGGTCAGGAGGACAATTACTACCCAGTTCTGGAGCAATACAGTGGTGATTCTGATGCCTCCAGTCCTAGATCCAACTGCTCAGATGGCATG ATGGATTGTAATGGTCCCCCGCGCTCATCAAACAGACGAAACAGCTATGACAGCTCGTACTTTAACGAAACTCCAAACG GAGGGGACGTTCGGAGTAATAAGAACCCAGTGGTGTCCAGTTTAGACTGTCTGTCCAGTATCGTGGAGCGGATCTCTACCGAGTCACCCGCTGCCCCCTCGCTCTCAGTGCCCGAACTGTGTGAGGGAGGTGCGGCCTCTCCGCATGACACAAGCGTGCCATCTCCTATTAATCCCTGCAACCAGACCGGCCCAGCCCACGACCCCATCTACCAAGTGCTCTAA